One genomic segment of Nonomuraea coxensis DSM 45129 includes these proteins:
- the ngcE gene encoding N-acetylglucosamine/diacetylchitobiose ABC transporter substrate-binding protein, with translation MPTPHISRRELLRGAALVPVAGALAACATPAAKPSASGSAAPVATSAANPFGVDGKKPLEVWIFDGGFGQDYAKNIHQPLFAAKYPDAPIKHNATKEITKVLQPRFAGGNPPDVIDNSGANAMDFGALAQDSQLQDLTPLLDAPSWDDPNVKVRDTIDQAVIDLGTYDGTFSVLGYVNYIFGIWYSQKAFRDNGWEAPKTWDEFLKLCETIKKSGKMAPFTYAGKFPQYLYEPLLTMAAKIGGNEVLVNIDNLEDGAWTSEAMKTSATAWAEIGAKYLMEGTPGLDHVQTQTAQNKYKVAMLPSGSWLENEQKTTTPADFEYGMFPIPDITGSDAMPYGTLHSQPSENFIVPSKSPNPQGGMEYLRAMLSKKAAGDFSELVRTVSVVKGAGDGRQLSPGAASATKAFADAGQNVVYYRWQTWYAQLKDEAIAATGELMTGGLKPEAYLERLQKKADDLKKDSSIKKYKR, from the coding sequence ATGCCCACCCCCCATATCAGCAGGCGTGAACTCCTCCGCGGCGCGGCCCTCGTGCCCGTCGCCGGCGCGCTCGCCGCTTGCGCCACCCCCGCCGCCAAGCCCTCGGCGTCCGGCTCGGCCGCGCCGGTCGCGACCAGCGCCGCCAACCCGTTCGGCGTGGACGGCAAGAAGCCGCTGGAGGTGTGGATCTTCGACGGCGGCTTCGGCCAGGACTACGCCAAGAACATCCACCAGCCGCTGTTCGCCGCCAAGTACCCCGACGCGCCGATCAAGCACAACGCGACCAAGGAGATCACCAAGGTCCTCCAGCCGCGCTTCGCCGGCGGCAACCCGCCCGACGTGATCGACAACTCCGGCGCCAACGCCATGGACTTCGGCGCCCTCGCCCAGGACTCCCAGCTCCAGGACCTCACCCCGCTGCTCGACGCCCCGAGCTGGGACGACCCCAACGTCAAGGTCCGCGACACCATCGACCAGGCCGTCATCGACCTCGGCACCTACGACGGCACCTTCAGCGTGCTCGGCTACGTCAACTACATCTTCGGCATCTGGTACTCCCAGAAGGCGTTCCGCGACAACGGCTGGGAGGCGCCGAAGACCTGGGACGAGTTCCTCAAGCTCTGCGAGACCATCAAGAAGTCCGGCAAGATGGCGCCCTTCACCTACGCCGGCAAGTTCCCCCAATACCTGTACGAGCCGCTGCTCACCATGGCCGCCAAGATCGGCGGCAACGAGGTCCTGGTCAACATCGACAACCTGGAGGACGGCGCCTGGACCAGCGAGGCCATGAAGACCTCGGCCACCGCCTGGGCCGAGATCGGCGCGAAATACCTCATGGAGGGCACCCCGGGCCTCGACCACGTCCAGACCCAGACCGCCCAGAACAAGTACAAGGTCGCCATGCTGCCCTCCGGCTCCTGGCTGGAGAACGAGCAGAAGACCACCACCCCGGCCGACTTCGAGTACGGGATGTTCCCCATCCCCGACATCACCGGCTCCGACGCGATGCCGTACGGCACCCTGCACAGCCAGCCGAGCGAGAACTTCATCGTCCCGTCCAAGTCCCCCAACCCGCAGGGCGGCATGGAGTACCTGCGGGCCATGCTGTCGAAGAAGGCGGCCGGCGACTTCAGCGAGCTGGTCAGGACCGTCTCGGTGGTCAAGGGCGCGGGCGATGGCCGCCAGCTCTCCCCGGGCGCGGCCAGCGCCACCAAGGCGTTCGCCGACGCCGGCCAGAACGTCGTCTACTACCGCTGGCAGACCTGGTACGCCCAGCTCAAGGACGAGGCCATCGCCGCCACCGGCGAGCTGATGACCGGCGGGCTCAAGCCGGAGGCCTACCTGGAGCGCCTGCAGAAGAAGGCCGACGACCTCAAGAAGGACTCCTCGATCAAGAAGTACAAGCGCTGA
- the metE gene encoding 5-methyltetrahydropteroyltriglutamate--homocysteine S-methyltransferase codes for MSPFPTSTVLGYPRIGPRRELKRALESYWDGRSTRAELERAGAELRARTWRRLAGLGLEGLPSNTFSLYDHVLDTAVLLGAVPERYREAADPYFAMARGTDGLAPLRMTKWFDTNYHCLVPELGPDTAFKLDAAKPLGEIREARALGYETRPVFVGPVTFLLLAGALDRLDDVLPLYEQLLGELAAEGVAWAQLDEPALAADRTPEELAAVRAAYERLGAVRARPRLFVASYFGEPGAALPALAATPVEAIGLDLVRGGVPAVDLAGKTVVAGVVSGRDVWRTPPERALATLAALSATGAERVVVSTSCSLLHVPHDLADEPELDPALRARLAFADQKVAEVVALAGALDDLPASGPRESGPSVALPVPPPDGGRSPYPVRAAAQAARLGLPPLPVTTIGSFPQTGELRAARAAVAAGTLTEDAYERRVAAEIERVIRLQERLGLDVLVHGEPERNDMVQYFAERLDGFAVTRNGWVQSYGSRCTRPPILHGDVRRPAPITVRWAEHARSLTDKPVKGMLTGPVTIVAWSFRRDDLPLRDVVFQVAEAVREEVADLEAAGLPIIQVDEPALRELLPLRRAAQEEYLEWAVAAYRRATSGAGDSTQIHTHLCYSDADQILAAIDGLDADVTTIESARSGARILGAVEGFGRGLGPGVYDIHSPRVPPAEEVEELLRRTLRALPAGRVWVNPDCGLKTRTYEQVEAALTNVVTAARRLRAGLSPA; via the coding sequence ATGTCGCCGTTTCCGACGTCCACCGTGCTGGGATATCCGCGGATCGGTCCGCGCAGGGAGCTGAAGCGGGCGCTGGAGTCGTACTGGGACGGGCGGAGCACGCGGGCCGAGCTGGAGCGGGCCGGGGCGGAGCTGCGCGCGCGGACCTGGCGCAGGCTGGCCGGGCTGGGGCTGGAGGGGCTGCCGTCCAACACCTTCTCCCTGTACGACCACGTGCTCGACACGGCGGTGCTGCTGGGCGCGGTGCCGGAGCGCTACAGGGAGGCCGCCGACCCCTACTTCGCGATGGCGAGGGGCACCGACGGGCTCGCGCCGCTGCGCATGACGAAGTGGTTCGACACGAACTACCACTGCCTCGTCCCCGAGCTCGGCCCGGACACGGCGTTCAAGCTGGACGCCGCCAAGCCGCTCGGCGAGATCCGGGAGGCGCGCGCCCTCGGTTACGAGACCCGGCCGGTGTTCGTGGGCCCGGTGACGTTCCTGCTGCTCGCCGGGGCGCTCGACCGGCTGGACGACGTGCTTCCCCTCTACGAGCAGCTGCTCGGCGAGCTGGCCGCCGAGGGCGTGGCCTGGGCGCAGCTCGACGAGCCCGCGCTCGCGGCCGACCGGACGCCGGAGGAGCTGGCCGCCGTGCGCGCCGCCTACGAGCGGCTGGGCGCGGTGCGGGCGCGGCCCCGGCTGTTCGTGGCGTCGTACTTCGGCGAGCCGGGCGCGGCGCTGCCCGCGCTGGCGGCCACGCCGGTGGAGGCGATCGGCCTGGACCTGGTACGGGGCGGCGTCCCCGCCGTGGACCTGGCGGGGAAGACCGTGGTCGCGGGCGTGGTGTCCGGGCGGGACGTGTGGCGGACCCCGCCGGAGCGGGCGCTCGCGACGCTGGCGGCCCTGTCCGCGACCGGGGCGGAGCGGGTCGTGGTGAGCACGTCGTGCTCGCTGCTGCACGTCCCCCACGACCTGGCGGACGAGCCGGAGCTGGATCCGGCGCTGCGGGCCCGCCTCGCGTTCGCCGACCAGAAGGTGGCCGAGGTCGTCGCCCTGGCGGGAGCGCTGGACGACCTGCCCGCGTCCGGGCCGCGAGAGAGCGGGCCGTCCGTGGCGCTGCCCGTGCCGCCGCCCGACGGGGGCCGGTCCCCTTACCCGGTGCGGGCGGCGGCGCAGGCCGCGCGCCTCGGGCTGCCGCCGCTGCCGGTGACGACGATCGGCTCGTTCCCGCAGACCGGGGAGCTGCGCGCGGCCCGCGCCGCCGTCGCGGCGGGCACCCTCACCGAGGACGCCTACGAGCGGCGCGTCGCCGCCGAGATCGAGCGGGTGATCCGGCTGCAGGAACGGCTCGGCCTGGACGTCCTCGTGCACGGCGAGCCCGAGCGCAACGACATGGTGCAGTACTTCGCCGAGCGCCTCGACGGCTTCGCCGTCACCAGGAACGGCTGGGTCCAGTCCTACGGCTCGCGCTGCACCCGGCCGCCGATCCTGCACGGCGACGTGCGCCGGCCCGCGCCGATCACCGTCCGGTGGGCGGAGCACGCGCGGTCGCTGACGGACAAGCCGGTCAAGGGCATGCTGACCGGGCCGGTGACGATCGTGGCCTGGTCGTTCCGCCGCGACGACCTGCCGCTGCGGGACGTGGTGTTCCAGGTCGCGGAGGCCGTCAGGGAGGAGGTGGCCGACCTGGAGGCGGCCGGGCTGCCGATCATCCAGGTGGACGAGCCGGCGCTGCGCGAGCTGCTGCCGCTGCGGCGGGCGGCGCAGGAGGAGTACCTGGAGTGGGCGGTGGCGGCGTACCGGAGGGCCACATCGGGGGCCGGGGACAGCACGCAGATCCACACGCACCTGTGCTACTCGGACGCCGACCAGATCCTGGCCGCGATCGACGGGCTGGACGCCGACGTGACCACCATCGAGTCGGCCCGGTCGGGGGCGCGCATCCTGGGGGCGGTGGAGGGGTTCGGGCGCGGGCTCGGGCCGGGCGTCTACGACATCCACTCGCCCCGGGTGCCGCCGGCGGAGGAGGTCGAGGAGCTGCTGCGCAGGACGTTGCGGGCGCTGCCGGCCGGCCGGGTGTGGGTCAACCCGGACTGCGGGCTGAAGACGCGGACGTACGAGCAGGTGGAGGCGGCGCTCACCAACGTGGTAACGGCCGCCCGCCGCCTGCGCGCCGGGCTGTCCCCGGCCTGA
- a CDS encoding glycoside hydrolase family 3 N-terminal domain-containing protein, with the protein MPQSGDLLRLADAVLFPGFTGRTPPDWLRRRLGEGLAGVALFSRNIADPEQLARLTAGLRAENPLVLVGTDEESGEVTRLEVARGSSRPGAYALGVVDDEALTEAVARDLGADLARAGITVDFAPSADVNANPDNPVIGLRAFGADPELVARHTRAFVRGLQAAGVAACAKHFPGHGDTSVDSHHGVPVVAGDGVEDALLPFREAIKEGVRTVMTGHLLVPSYDAELPATLSPKLLTGLLREELGFDGVIVTDGIEMAAVSGAYGIGGAAARAIAAGADAICVGGERADEATAVEIRDAVAAAVAGGLLPEERLADAARRVRELATWAATSSGGTLTSGTGSRTGSPDGVPGPDGGPGPGGGPGPGSELGLVAARRAVRVTRRSTAPVLPLSGPASVVELAPEMNLAIDKGTPWGVGEPLSRLLPGTTVARLTAAEATGAALERLLGAATGRPLVIAVRDAHRYAWQGEALRHLLSARPDAVVVEMGLPARADLGAAHVATYGSARVCGQAAAEVLTGRL; encoded by the coding sequence ATGCCACAGAGCGGTGACCTGCTGCGCCTCGCCGACGCCGTCCTCTTCCCGGGCTTCACCGGGCGGACGCCACCCGACTGGCTCCGCCGCAGGCTCGGCGAGGGGCTGGCCGGCGTCGCGCTGTTCTCACGCAACATCGCCGACCCCGAACAGCTCGCCCGGCTCACCGCCGGGCTGCGCGCCGAGAACCCCCTGGTGCTGGTCGGCACCGACGAGGAGTCCGGCGAGGTCACCCGCCTGGAGGTCGCGCGCGGCAGCAGCAGGCCCGGCGCGTACGCGCTCGGCGTCGTGGACGACGAGGCCCTGACCGAGGCCGTCGCCCGCGACCTCGGCGCGGACCTCGCGAGGGCCGGGATCACCGTCGACTTCGCGCCGTCCGCCGACGTCAACGCCAACCCGGACAACCCGGTCATCGGGCTGCGGGCGTTCGGCGCGGACCCTGAGCTGGTCGCGCGGCACACGCGGGCGTTCGTCCGGGGGCTGCAGGCGGCGGGCGTGGCGGCCTGCGCCAAGCACTTCCCCGGGCACGGCGACACCTCGGTCGACTCGCACCACGGCGTGCCCGTGGTCGCGGGCGACGGCGTCGAGGACGCGCTGCTGCCGTTCCGGGAGGCGATCAAGGAGGGCGTCAGGACCGTCATGACGGGGCACCTGCTCGTGCCGTCGTACGACGCCGAGCTGCCCGCCACGCTCAGCCCCAAGCTGCTCACCGGGCTGCTCCGCGAGGAGCTGGGCTTCGACGGCGTGATCGTGACCGACGGCATCGAGATGGCGGCCGTGTCAGGGGCGTACGGGATCGGGGGCGCCGCCGCCCGCGCCATCGCCGCCGGGGCGGACGCGATCTGCGTCGGCGGAGAGCGGGCCGACGAGGCGACGGCCGTGGAGATCCGCGACGCCGTCGCCGCCGCCGTGGCCGGCGGACTGCTGCCCGAGGAGCGGCTGGCCGACGCCGCACGCCGGGTCCGCGAGCTGGCGACCTGGGCCGCCACCTCCTCGGGCGGCACCCTGACATCCGGGACCGGCTCCCGGACCGGCTCCCCGGACGGCGTGCCGGGGCCGGACGGAGGGCCGGGGCCGGGCGGAGGGCCGGGGCCGGGGAGTGAGCTGGGGCTGGTGGCGGCCCGGCGGGCCGTGCGGGTGACCCGCCGCTCCACCGCCCCGGTGCTGCCGCTGTCCGGACCGGCGTCCGTCGTGGAGCTGGCGCCCGAGATGAACCTCGCCATCGACAAGGGCACCCCGTGGGGCGTCGGCGAGCCGCTGTCGCGCCTGCTGCCCGGCACCACCGTCGCCCGGCTGACCGCCGCCGAGGCGACGGGCGCGGCGCTGGAGCGCCTGCTCGGCGCGGCGACCGGCCGCCCGCTGGTGATCGCCGTGCGCGACGCCCACCGCTACGCCTGGCAGGGCGAGGCACTGCGGCACCTGCTGAGCGCCCGCCCCGACGCGGTCGTGGTGGAGATGGGCCTGCCCGCGCGGGCCGACCTCGGCGCGGCGCACGTCGCCACGTACGGCTCGGCCCGGGTCTGCGGGCAGGCGGCGGCGGAGGTGCTGACCGGTAGGCTCTGA
- a CDS encoding LysR family transcriptional regulator, with protein sequence MLLMLREIHCFTRVAARLSFSAAAADLGMSQPAMSQAITRLERAAGVRLFERSAREVRLTAAGKALLPYAEQALESAAAFTAEAARLARPTIHLAYPPLVGTLAARVVRRLAGRGPSMGPSIGVELRAAGRAEAARALAAGEVSAAILATPAPAAFVTAARFHVTVDHVAVPAGHRLAARPRLVPDDLAGQTLLTPSARPWAGLPGHARLVPDDDFAAGLDLVAAGAGVLPIPQLLVRAVRRDDVRFVPLEAGELRITYALAWSRERVTPELMALVQAVQDALWTR encoded by the coding sequence ATGCTGCTTATGCTCAGGGAGATCCACTGCTTCACCCGGGTCGCCGCCCGGCTCAGCTTCTCGGCCGCCGCCGCCGACCTGGGCATGTCGCAGCCGGCGATGAGCCAGGCCATCACCCGCCTGGAGCGCGCCGCCGGGGTCCGCCTCTTCGAGCGCTCGGCCCGCGAGGTACGCCTCACCGCGGCGGGCAAGGCCCTGCTGCCCTACGCCGAGCAGGCGCTGGAGTCGGCCGCCGCGTTCACCGCCGAGGCCGCCAGGCTCGCCCGCCCGACCATTCACCTGGCTTATCCACCGCTCGTCGGCACGCTCGCCGCCCGCGTCGTCCGCCGCCTGGCCGGGCGCGGCCCGTCGATGGGGCCGTCGATCGGGGTGGAACTGCGGGCCGCCGGCCGTGCCGAGGCCGCGCGGGCGCTGGCCGCGGGCGAGGTCTCCGCGGCCATCCTCGCCACGCCGGCGCCGGCCGCGTTCGTCACGGCGGCGCGCTTCCACGTGACCGTCGACCACGTGGCCGTGCCCGCCGGGCACCGCCTGGCCGCCCGCCCCCGGCTGGTCCCGGACGACCTGGCGGGCCAGACCCTGCTCACCCCCTCCGCCCGCCCGTGGGCCGGGCTGCCCGGCCACGCGCGGCTGGTGCCCGACGACGACTTCGCCGCCGGCCTCGACCTGGTGGCCGCCGGCGCGGGCGTGCTGCCGATCCCGCAGCTCCTGGTCCGCGCCGTGCGCAGGGACGACGTGCGCTTCGTGCCGCTGGAGGCGGGGGAGCTGCGGATCACGTACGCGCTGGCGTGGTCGAGGGAACGGGTGACGCCCGAGCTCATGGCCCTGGTGCAGGCCGTCCAGGACGCCCTGTGGACCAGGTAG
- a CDS encoding sugar isomerase domain-containing protein encodes MSYVNEVLELARRVAESQAQPVQRAAALLVAALRAGGVVQAFGSGHSEAIAMEIAGRAGGLVPSNRLSPRDLVLHGGRPPGVLTPELERDPAIAHEIYALAPVEPQDVFVLISSSGVNGAVVELARLVKDRGHPLIALTSVAHSTAMTSRHPSGAKVMDLADVVLDNGAPYGDAILDLPGGGSYGAVSTITSALLAQMVVTEAVDELVALGETPPVYLSANVTGGDEHNKALESRYQGRIRRGA; translated from the coding sequence ATGTCGTACGTCAACGAGGTCCTGGAGCTGGCCCGCAGGGTCGCGGAGAGCCAGGCGCAGCCCGTCCAGCGCGCGGCCGCGCTGCTGGTGGCCGCGCTGCGGGCCGGCGGGGTGGTCCAGGCCTTCGGCTCCGGCCACTCCGAGGCCATCGCCATGGAGATCGCCGGACGGGCGGGCGGGCTCGTCCCGAGCAACCGCCTCTCGCCCCGCGACCTGGTCCTGCACGGGGGCCGCCCGCCGGGCGTGCTCACCCCCGAGCTGGAACGCGATCCCGCCATCGCGCACGAGATCTACGCGCTCGCGCCGGTCGAGCCGCAGGACGTGTTCGTGCTGATCTCCAGCTCCGGCGTCAACGGCGCGGTCGTCGAGCTCGCCCGGCTCGTCAAGGACCGCGGCCACCCCCTCATCGCCCTCACCTCGGTCGCGCACAGCACCGCGATGACCTCGCGCCACCCGTCCGGGGCCAAGGTCATGGACCTGGCCGACGTCGTCCTGGACAACGGGGCGCCGTACGGGGACGCCATCCTCGACCTGCCCGGCGGCGGCAGCTACGGCGCGGTGTCCACGATCACCTCGGCGCTGCTGGCGCAGATGGTGGTCACCGAGGCGGTGGACGAGCTCGTCGCCCTGGGGGAGACGCCCCCCGTCTACCTGTCCGCGAACGTGACGGGCGGTGACGAGCACAACAAGGCCCTGGAGAGCCGCTACCAGGGCCGCATCAGACGCGGAGCGTGA
- a CDS encoding carbohydrate ABC transporter permease codes for MLFNRYRRGLFITSFLAAPVILYLVYVISPYAQAFYIATTDWRGVTATPAFIGLDNFVRLFGDDIFWKAVTHNAALLVLLPLITIVIALFFAFLLNVGGAQGLTGIRGSKFYRVVFFFPQVLAVAVVAVLFQQVFRPDGSGMLNGPLMALGVRPIGFLSDPDVAFWSVLGVMVWQAVGFYVVLFSAGLASIPRDMFEAAQIDGAGRLSLFFRITLPLLWDTVQVAWVYLGILALDVFAIVWVMTDQHGGPDWSTTVMAAEIYRNAFQYFRFGYASALGVMMFFFIVGFAVLSLRLSRRERIEY; via the coding sequence ATGCTGTTCAACAGATATCGCCGTGGGCTGTTCATCACCTCGTTCCTGGCAGCCCCGGTGATTCTCTACCTGGTCTACGTGATCTCGCCGTACGCCCAGGCGTTCTACATCGCGACGACCGACTGGCGGGGCGTGACGGCCACGCCCGCCTTCATCGGCCTGGACAACTTCGTCCGGCTCTTCGGCGACGACATCTTCTGGAAGGCCGTCACGCACAACGCGGCCCTGCTGGTGCTGCTGCCGCTGATCACGATCGTCATCGCGTTGTTCTTCGCCTTCCTGCTCAACGTGGGCGGCGCCCAGGGCCTGACCGGCATCCGCGGGTCGAAGTTCTACCGCGTGGTGTTCTTCTTCCCGCAGGTGCTCGCCGTCGCCGTGGTGGCGGTGCTGTTCCAGCAGGTGTTCCGGCCGGACGGCAGCGGCATGCTCAACGGCCCGCTCATGGCGCTCGGCGTCAGGCCGATCGGGTTCCTGTCGGACCCCGACGTGGCGTTCTGGTCGGTGCTCGGCGTCATGGTGTGGCAGGCCGTCGGCTTCTACGTCGTGCTGTTCTCGGCGGGCCTGGCGAGCATCCCCCGGGACATGTTCGAGGCGGCGCAGATCGACGGCGCCGGCCGGCTCAGCCTCTTCTTCCGCATCACGCTCCCGCTGCTCTGGGACACCGTCCAGGTCGCCTGGGTCTACCTCGGCATCCTCGCCCTGGACGTGTTCGCGATCGTGTGGGTGATGACCGACCAGCACGGCGGCCCCGACTGGTCGACCACGGTCATGGCCGCCGAGATCTACCGCAACGCCTTCCAGTACTTCCGCTTCGGCTACGCCTCCGCCCTCGGCGTGATGATGTTCTTCTTCATCGTCGGGTTCGCCGTCCTGTCGCTGCGCCTGTCCCGGCGCGAACGAATCGAGTACTAG
- a CDS encoding pentapeptide repeat-containing protein: MEFDGEDLSRKALSERLPSGEPHVFRGCDLTETDLWGASLGGAVFDSCVLDQTDFRRADLDGAVFTGGGGMRVRFTDADLIDAAFTDVDLSSAQFAGALLTDASFTGCRMIGASLTASRGTGFRLARSNLTLANLGGCSLRGELVEGVRFDDADLSGCDFTGATFSDCRFIGTRLLGTTFAKADLRGADLGQPDDAKLRAFAGAVINQAQANAILAARGITVL; this comes from the coding sequence GTGGAGTTCGACGGCGAGGACCTCTCCCGCAAGGCGCTGAGCGAGCGGCTGCCCTCCGGCGAGCCGCATGTCTTCCGAGGCTGCGACCTCACCGAGACCGACCTGTGGGGCGCCTCGCTGGGCGGGGCCGTCTTCGACTCGTGCGTGCTCGACCAGACCGACTTCCGCCGGGCCGATCTCGACGGGGCGGTGTTCACCGGCGGGGGCGGGATGCGCGTCCGCTTCACCGACGCCGACCTCATCGACGCCGCCTTCACCGACGTCGACCTGTCGTCGGCCCAGTTCGCCGGGGCGCTGCTCACCGACGCCTCCTTCACCGGCTGCCGCATGATCGGCGCCTCGCTGACCGCCTCGCGCGGCACCGGCTTCCGGCTGGCCCGCTCAAACCTCACGCTCGCCAACCTCGGCGGCTGCTCGCTGCGCGGCGAGCTGGTCGAGGGCGTGCGCTTCGACGACGCCGACCTGTCGGGCTGCGACTTCACCGGCGCCACCTTCAGCGACTGCCGCTTCATCGGCACCCGGCTGCTCGGCACCACGTTCGCCAAGGCCGACCTGCGGGGCGCCGACCTCGGGCAGCCCGACGACGCCAAGCTGCGCGCCTTCGCGGGCGCGGTGATCAACCAGGCCCAGGCCAACGCCATCCTCGCCGCCCGCGGCATCACCGTCCTCTAG
- a CDS encoding carbohydrate ABC transporter permease, with translation MSTTTTSWTVANSRRLARRERRRRLGPLGVLTHVALLVWTLLVIVPMVWTFLASVKSEDEIFGDAWSLPAALRWDNFARAWEQAHIGQYMLNSVVVVAFSTFGTMLVGSMAAYVLARYPFRGNRAIYLLFVSGLAFPVYLALTPLFFVVQNMGNVPVVGPFIGLNTHAGLVLVYIAYSMPFTVFFLSAFFRTLPTAVGEAAMVDGASHTRVFFQIMLPMARPGIVSITIFNVLGQWNQYQLPLVLLQERDKWVLTQGIADISTAAGYDQDWSALFAALTLAILPMLVVYTVFQRQIQAGLTAGAVK, from the coding sequence ATGAGCACGACGACGACGTCATGGACGGTGGCGAACTCGCGCAGGCTCGCCCGCCGGGAGCGCAGGAGGCGGCTCGGTCCGCTGGGCGTGCTCACGCACGTGGCGCTGCTGGTCTGGACGCTGCTGGTGATCGTGCCGATGGTGTGGACGTTCCTGGCGTCGGTCAAGAGCGAGGACGAGATCTTCGGCGACGCCTGGTCGCTGCCTGCCGCCCTGCGCTGGGACAACTTCGCGCGGGCCTGGGAGCAGGCGCACATCGGGCAGTACATGCTGAACAGTGTGGTCGTGGTGGCGTTCAGCACGTTCGGCACGATGCTCGTCGGGTCGATGGCGGCGTACGTGCTGGCCCGCTACCCCTTCCGCGGCAACCGGGCGATCTACCTGCTGTTCGTCTCGGGCCTGGCCTTCCCCGTCTACCTGGCGCTGACGCCGCTGTTCTTCGTCGTCCAGAACATGGGCAACGTGCCGGTCGTCGGGCCGTTCATCGGGCTCAACACGCACGCCGGGCTCGTGCTGGTGTACATCGCGTACTCGATGCCGTTCACCGTCTTCTTCCTGTCGGCCTTCTTCCGTACGCTGCCGACGGCGGTGGGGGAGGCGGCCATGGTGGACGGGGCCTCGCACACGCGGGTGTTCTTCCAGATCATGCTGCCGATGGCGCGGCCGGGCATCGTCAGCATCACGATCTTCAACGTGCTGGGCCAGTGGAACCAGTACCAGCTCCCGCTGGTGCTGCTCCAGGAGCGGGACAAATGGGTGCTCACGCAGGGCATCGCCGACATCTCGACCGCCGCCGGCTACGACCAGGACTGGTCGGCCCTGTTCGCCGCCCTGACCCTGGCCATCCTGCCGATGCTGGTCGTCTACACGGTCTTCCAGCGCCAGATCCAGGCCGGCCTGACCGCGGGTGCGGTGAAATAG
- a CDS encoding MurR/RpiR family transcriptional regulator, which produces MTSGALARVETELPGLPEALRRVGEVILGDPAEAARSTIIALAERAGSSPATVTRFCRAFGFSGYAELRVALATETGRAAQAGWGAGVGHEIGPDDPLDTAIEVMAAADTRLIQDTAAQLDLDTVARVADAVVAAPRVLLVGVSTSGDVARMLEGRLRRIGVPGWSAGDAHVALAEAALLKEGDVAVGISHRGRTREVMEALAEAGSHGALTVAVTSFPRSPLAELADLVLTTASRETTFRLGGLAAVHSQVFVLDAVYVAVAQRTYERTNEAFERTISAVESHRVERG; this is translated from the coding sequence GTGACTTCAGGTGCCCTCGCACGTGTCGAGACAGAGCTGCCCGGTTTGCCGGAGGCGTTGCGCCGGGTCGGCGAGGTGATACTCGGCGACCCCGCCGAGGCCGCGCGATCGACGATCATCGCGCTGGCCGAGCGGGCCGGCAGCTCGCCCGCGACCGTGACCAGGTTCTGCCGGGCCTTCGGCTTCTCCGGCTACGCCGAGCTGCGCGTCGCGCTGGCCACCGAGACCGGCCGCGCCGCCCAGGCGGGCTGGGGCGCGGGCGTGGGCCACGAGATCGGGCCCGACGACCCGCTCGACACCGCCATCGAGGTCATGGCCGCCGCCGACACCCGCCTCATCCAGGACACCGCCGCCCAGCTCGACCTGGACACCGTGGCCAGGGTCGCCGACGCCGTCGTGGCGGCGCCCCGGGTGCTCCTCGTCGGCGTCTCCACCAGCGGCGACGTCGCGCGGATGCTGGAGGGGCGGCTGCGCAGGATCGGCGTCCCCGGCTGGAGCGCGGGCGACGCGCACGTGGCCCTCGCGGAGGCGGCGCTGCTCAAGGAGGGCGACGTGGCCGTCGGCATCAGCCACCGGGGCCGCACCCGCGAGGTCATGGAAGCGCTGGCCGAGGCGGGCAGCCACGGCGCGCTGACGGTCGCCGTCACCTCCTTCCCGCGCAGCCCGCTGGCCGAGCTGGCCGACCTGGTGCTGACCACCGCCAGCAGGGAGACGACGTTCCGGCTGGGCGGGCTGGCCGCCGTCCACTCGCAGGTCTTCGTGCTGGACGCCGTGTACGTGGCCGTCGCCCAGCGCACCTACGAGCGCACGAACGAGGCGTTCGAGCGCACCATCAGCGCCGTGGAGAGCCACCGGGTGGAAAGAGGCTGA